The following are encoded in a window of Mycobacterium decipiens genomic DNA:
- the aspS gene encoding aspartate--tRNA ligase, with protein MLRNHAAGSLRDRDAGQRVALAGWVARRRDHGGVIFIDLRDASGIAQVVFRASDVLAQAHRLRAEFCIAVTGVVEARPVGNANPEIATGDIEVNATSLRVLGESAPLPFQLDEPAGEELRLKYRYLDLRRDAPGAAIRLRSKVNAAARAVLARHDFVEIETPTITRSTPEGARDFLVPARLHPGSFYALPQSPQLFKQLLMVAGMERYYQIARCYRDEDFRADRQPEFTQLDMEMSFVDAEDIIAISEEILTELWALIGYRIPTPIPRISYAEAMRRFGSDKPDLRFGLELVECTEFFSDTTFRVFQAPYVGAVVMPGGAAQPRRTLDGWQDWAKQRGHRGLAYVLVGEDGTLGGPVAKNLSEAERGGLAAHVWAKPGDCIFFSAGPVKSSRALLGAARIEIAGRLGLIDPDAWAFVWVVDPPLFEPADEATAAGDVAVGSGAWTAVHHAFTAPKPEWEERIESDTGSVLADAYDIVCNGHEIGGGSVRIHRRDIQERVFAVMGLDKAEAEEKFGFLLEAFMFGAPPHGGIAFGWDRTTALLAGMDSIREVIAFPKTGGGVDPLTDAPAPITAQQRKESGIDAKPKQVEQA; from the coding sequence GTGCTGCGCAACCACGCCGCTGGTTCGCTACGGGATCGCGACGCCGGGCAGCGGGTGGCGTTGGCCGGTTGGGTGGCCCGCCGCCGCGACCATGGCGGGGTCATCTTCATCGACCTGCGCGACGCTTCCGGCATTGCCCAGGTGGTGTTCCGGGCCTCCGACGTGCTGGCACAGGCGCACCGGCTGCGCGCCGAGTTCTGCATCGCGGTGACCGGCGTCGTCGAGGCCCGCCCGGTTGGCAACGCCAACCCGGAGATCGCCACCGGCGACATTGAGGTCAACGCCACGTCGCTGAGGGTGCTGGGCGAATCCGCGCCGCTGCCGTTTCAGCTGGACGAACCAGCGGGTGAGGAGTTGCGGTTGAAGTACCGTTACCTCGACCTGCGCCGCGACGCCCCCGGCGCGGCAATTCGATTGCGTTCCAAGGTGAATGCCGCCGCACGAGCGGTGCTGGCGCGTCACGATTTCGTCGAGATCGAAACGCCGACGATCACCCGCTCGACGCCGGAGGGGGCGCGCGACTTCCTGGTGCCGGCCCGGCTGCATCCCGGTTCGTTCTATGCCCTGCCGCAAAGCCCGCAGCTGTTCAAGCAGCTGCTGATGGTGGCCGGGATGGAGCGCTACTACCAGATCGCCCGCTGCTACCGCGACGAGGACTTCCGCGCCGACCGGCAGCCCGAATTCACCCAGCTCGATATGGAGATGAGCTTCGTCGACGCCGAGGACATCATCGCGATCTCCGAGGAGATTTTGACCGAGTTGTGGGCGCTGATCGGCTACCGGATTCCGACGCCGATCCCGCGGATCAGCTATGCGGAAGCCATGCGCCGATTCGGTTCGGACAAACCCGACTTGCGGTTCGGCCTGGAGCTCGTTGAATGCACAGAGTTCTTCTCCGACACTACATTTCGCGTCTTCCAGGCACCGTATGTGGGCGCGGTCGTGATGCCCGGCGGGGCCGCTCAGCCGCGGCGCACGCTGGACGGCTGGCAGGACTGGGCCAAGCAGCGCGGACACCGCGGACTGGCCTACGTACTGGTCGGCGAAGACGGCACCCTGGGCGGCCCGGTGGCCAAGAACCTGTCCGAGGCCGAGCGCGGCGGCCTGGCCGCGCATGTCTGGGCCAAACCCGGCGACTGCATCTTCTTCTCGGCCGGCCCGGTGAAATCGTCGCGGGCCCTGCTGGGTGCGGCCCGGATCGAGATCGCTGGCCGCCTGGGCCTGATCGACCCGGACGCGTGGGCATTCGTCTGGGTGGTCGACCCGCCGCTGTTCGAGCCGGCCGACGAGGCGACCGCCGCCGGTGACGTCGCGGTGGGTTCGGGGGCGTGGACAGCGGTGCACCACGCCTTCACCGCGCCAAAACCGGAGTGGGAGGAGCGCATCGAATCCGATACCGGCAGCGTGCTGGCCGACGCCTACGACATTGTCTGCAACGGCCACGAGATCGGCGGCGGCTCCGTTCGTATCCACCGGCGCGACATCCAGGAACGGGTGTTCGCGGTGATGGGCTTGGACAAGGCGGAGGCGGAAGAGAAATTCGGTTTCCTGTTGGAGGCGTTCATGTTCGGCGCACCGCCGCACGGCGGCATCGCGTTCGGCTGGGACCGGACCACCGCACTGCTGGCCGGGATGGACTCGATCCGCGAGGTGATCGCGTTCCCGAAGACCGGTGGCGGCGTCGACCCGCTCACCGACGCACCGGCGCCGATCACCGCCCAGCAGCGCAAGGAGTCCGGAATAGACGCCAAGCCCAAACAGGTTGAGCAGGCATGA
- a CDS encoding nitroreductase family deazaflavin-dependent oxidoreductase: MTQQMPDRETIKAFNDAIIDEFRANDGLVGGQFANADLLLLTTTGAKSGQPRVAPLAYLRIDGRIIIVGSFAGSDRDPAWVGNLRANPRAHVEAGTDAFDVTARELPTAERDEIFPKVTAAAPGYADYQAKTNRVIPLFELHRA; this comes from the coding sequence ATGACCCAACAGATGCCGGACCGCGAAACGATCAAGGCGTTCAACGACGCCATCATCGACGAATTTCGAGCCAACGATGGCTTGGTCGGGGGCCAGTTCGCCAATGCCGATCTGCTGCTGCTCACCACGACCGGCGCCAAGTCCGGCCAACCGCGGGTGGCGCCGCTGGCCTACCTGCGCATCGACGGCAGGATAATCATCGTCGGATCCTTCGCCGGCTCCGACCGCGACCCGGCCTGGGTGGGTAATCTCCGGGCCAATCCGCGGGCACACGTCGAGGCCGGTACCGACGCGTTCGACGTCACCGCGCGTGAGTTACCGACCGCGGAGCGCGACGAGATCTTTCCGAAGGTCACCGCCGCCGCACCCGGATACGCCGACTATCAGGCGAAGACCAACCGGGTGATTCCATTGTTCGAACTGCACCGCGCCTAA
- a CDS encoding FUSC family protein, translated as MSTSLLARTAYGSLATVQRLLAVLWPITQTSLAAGLAWYLTHDVLDHPQPFFAPISAVVCMSATNVLRARRAAQMIVGVALGIVLGAGVHGLLGSGPIAMGVAVFIALSVAVLCARGFIAQSLMFINQTAVSAVLVLVFASTGGVVAERLFDALIGGGLALVFSILLFPADPVVMICSARADVLAAVHDTLSELANLVTDPRNTPPDWPMAVVDRLHQHLGGLIEVRASAALVARRAPRRWGVRGIIGDIDQQAAYLGLLVSSVLHLARTITGPGSDEPPEAVHAALADLAAGTGLADADPAAATAHTAAARRSGSALQAAARDRDEVVRADVVQACVDDLQRVIERRGPSGKSG; from the coding sequence ATGAGCACTTCGCTGCTGGCCAGGACGGCCTACGGTAGCCTCGCGACCGTCCAACGGTTGCTCGCCGTGTTGTGGCCGATCACCCAGACATCGCTCGCCGCCGGTCTCGCGTGGTACCTCACCCACGACGTGCTCGACCATCCACAGCCCTTCTTCGCGCCGATTTCGGCTGTCGTGTGCATGTCGGCGACCAACGTGCTGCGCGCGCGACGCGCCGCACAAATGATCGTCGGGGTGGCGCTGGGGATCGTGCTGGGCGCCGGTGTGCACGGCCTGCTCGGTTCCGGACCGATCGCCATGGGTGTGGCGGTGTTCATTGCGCTCTCGGTTGCGGTGCTGTGCGCCCGCGGTTTCATCGCCCAGAGCTTGATGTTCATCAACCAGACCGCCGTCTCCGCGGTGCTGGTCTTGGTCTTCGCGTCCACCGGCGGGGTGGTCGCCGAACGCCTCTTCGACGCGTTGATCGGTGGCGGTCTGGCGCTGGTGTTCAGCATTCTGCTCTTCCCTGCCGACCCGGTGGTGATGATCTGCAGCGCGCGTGCCGACGTGTTGGCCGCCGTGCACGACACCCTCTCCGAGCTGGCAAACCTGGTAACCGATCCCCGCAATACCCCTCCCGACTGGCCGATGGCGGTCGTTGACCGACTGCATCAGCACCTCGGCGGGCTCATCGAGGTTCGCGCCAGCGCTGCCCTGGTGGCGCGGCGGGCACCCCGCCGATGGGGGGTGCGGGGCATCATCGGCGACATCGATCAGCAGGCCGCGTACTTGGGCCTGCTGGTCAGCTCCGTGTTGCATCTGGCCCGCACCATTACCGGGCCCGGTAGCGACGAGCCCCCAGAGGCCGTGCACGCCGCGCTCGCCGACCTGGCGGCGGGAACCGGCCTCGCCGACGCGGATCCCGCGGCAGCGACCGCACACACCGCCGCCGCCCGCCGCAGCGGGTCCGCGCTTCAGGCCGCCGCCCGCGACCGGGACGAGGTGGTGCGCGCCGACGTCGTCCAAGCGTGCGTGGACGACCTTCAGCGGGTAATCGAACGTCGCGGCCCGTCGGGCAAATCAGGGTGA
- a CDS encoding MmcQ/YjbR family DNA-binding protein, which yields MATWNDVARIVDGLPLITQRTPHDWRVGKKLMAWERPLRKSDRQALARAGSEPPSGDILGVRVSDEGVKFALIAEEPDVYFTTPHFDGYPAVLVRLAEIEVRDLEELVTEAWLTQAPKRLVQEFLANSP from the coding sequence GTGGCCACCTGGAACGACGTCGCTCGCATCGTGGATGGGCTGCCGCTCATCACGCAGCGGACACCGCACGACTGGCGGGTCGGCAAGAAGCTGATGGCGTGGGAGCGGCCGCTGCGCAAGTCCGACCGCCAAGCTCTGGCTAGGGCGGGATCGGAGCCGCCGTCCGGCGACATCCTCGGCGTGCGGGTGTCCGACGAGGGGGTCAAGTTCGCGTTGATCGCCGAGGAGCCGGACGTGTACTTCACCACCCCGCATTTCGACGGCTATCCGGCGGTGCTGGTCAGGCTGGCCGAGATCGAGGTCCGCGACCTCGAGGAGTTGGTCACCGAGGCCTGGCTGACGCAGGCGCCGAAGCGGCTGGTCCAGGAGTTTCTGGCCAATTCACCCTGA
- a CDS encoding transglutaminase family protein, with protein MSEGSSLSGGGPLPSPDTHRYRVTHRTEYRYSDVVTSSYGRGFLTPRNSLRQRCVAHRLIIDPAPSDRSTSRDGYGNISSYFHVTEPHHTLTITSDSIVDVSLQVPGLYTSGPALGPWEAARPAGLTGSLAAEFTLDLNPPEITDEVREYAAPSFVPERPLVEVLRDLASRIYTDFTYRSGSTTISTGVNEVLLAREGVCQDFARLAIACLRANGLAACYVSGYLVTDPPPGKDRMIGIDATHAWASVWTPQPPGQFEWLGLDPTNDQMVDQRYIVVGRGRDYADVPPLRGIIYTNSENSVIDVSVDVVPFEGDALYA; from the coding sequence TTGTCAGAAGGTAGCTCGTTGTCAGGAGGTGGGCCGTTGCCATCCCCGGACACTCACCGCTATCGAGTAACGCATCGCACCGAATACCGCTACTCCGACGTGGTGACCAGCTCCTACGGCCGCGGGTTTCTCACGCCGCGGAATTCACTGCGGCAGCGTTGCGTCGCGCACCGGCTGATCATCGACCCGGCCCCCTCCGACCGGTCCACCAGTCGCGACGGATACGGCAACATCAGCTCGTATTTCCATGTCACCGAGCCGCACCACACCCTGACGATTACCAGCGACTCCATCGTCGACGTGTCCCTGCAGGTGCCCGGGCTCTACACCAGCGGGCCGGCGCTGGGACCGTGGGAGGCCGCCCGGCCGGCCGGTCTGACCGGATCGCTTGCCGCCGAGTTCACCCTGGACTTGAACCCGCCGGAGATCACCGATGAAGTGCGCGAGTACGCGGCCCCTAGCTTCGTGCCCGAACGCCCATTGGTCGAGGTGCTGCGCGATCTCGCGTCGCGGATCTACACCGACTTCACCTACCGCTCGGGGTCTACGACGATTTCCACCGGAGTGAACGAGGTTCTGCTGGCCCGGGAAGGGGTCTGCCAGGACTTCGCCAGGCTGGCGATCGCCTGTCTGCGCGCCAACGGGTTGGCCGCCTGCTACGTGTCCGGATATCTGGTCACCGACCCGCCGCCGGGAAAGGATCGGATGATCGGTATCGACGCGACGCACGCCTGGGCCTCGGTGTGGACTCCGCAGCCGCCCGGTCAATTCGAGTGGCTGGGGCTTGATCCCACGAATGACCAGATGGTCGATCAGCGCTACATCGTCGTGGGACGCGGCCGCGACTACGCGGACGTGCCGCCGCTCCGCGGCATCATTTACACCAACTCCGAGAACAGCGTGATCGACGTTTCCGTGGATGTCGTGCCGTTCGAAGGGGACGCGCTGTATGCGTGA
- a CDS encoding zinc-binding metallopeptidase family protein codes for MRDFHCPNCGQRLTFENSTCLSCGSALGFSLAQMALLVIADDADFQLCANLHLAECNWLVPSDRPRGLCGSCVLTAERPSDTNTSGLAEFALAEGAKRRLIAELYELKLPIVGRDQDPEYGLAFRLLSSAHENVVTGHENGVITLDLAEGDDVHREQLRVEMDEPYRTLLGHFRHEVGHYYYYRLIGRSSDYQSRFNELFGDPDADYSEALDRHYRDGPPEGWQESFVSSYATMHAAEDWAETFAHYLHIRDTLDTAAWCGLAPASATFDRRSLGPSAFPTIIETWLPLSWSLNMVNRSMGHDDLYPFVLPTAVLEKMQFIHTVIDEVTADSTQPAAVDTV; via the coding sequence ATGCGTGACTTCCACTGTCCCAACTGCGGCCAGCGCCTGACGTTCGAGAACTCCACCTGCCTTTCGTGCGGCAGCGCGTTGGGGTTTTCGCTCGCCCAGATGGCGCTGCTGGTGATCGCCGACGACGCCGACTTTCAACTCTGCGCCAATCTCCACCTCGCCGAATGCAACTGGCTGGTGCCCAGTGATCGGCCCCGCGGACTCTGCGGGTCGTGTGTGCTGACCGCCGAACGGCCCAGCGATACCAACACCTCCGGGTTGGCGGAGTTCGCCCTAGCCGAAGGCGCCAAGCGACGGCTGATCGCCGAGCTGTACGAGCTGAAGCTGCCGATCGTCGGACGTGACCAGGATCCCGAGTACGGGTTGGCATTCCGGCTGCTATCGAGTGCGCACGAGAATGTGGTCACCGGGCACGAGAACGGCGTCATCACACTGGATCTCGCCGAAGGCGACGACGTCCACCGGGAGCAGCTGCGGGTTGAGATGGACGAGCCGTACCGCACCCTGCTCGGGCATTTCCGGCACGAGGTCGGGCACTACTACTACTACCGGTTGATCGGCCGGTCCAGCGACTACCAGTCGCGGTTCAACGAGCTATTCGGCGATCCCGACGCCGACTACTCCGAGGCGCTGGATCGGCACTACCGCGATGGCCCGCCGGAAGGTTGGCAGGAAAGCTTCGTGTCGTCGTACGCGACGATGCATGCCGCCGAGGATTGGGCCGAGACGTTCGCTCACTACCTGCACATCCGCGACACCCTGGACACCGCGGCCTGGTGCGGTCTGGCACCGGCGTCGGCAACCTTCGACCGGCGGTCGCTGGGCCCCAGCGCGTTTCCCACCATCATCGAGACGTGGCTGCCGCTGTCGTGGTCGCTGAACATGGTCAACCGTTCGATGGGCCACGACGACCTGTATCCCTTCGTGCTGCCGACCGCGGTCCTGGAGAAGATGCAATTCATCCACACCGTTATCGACGAGGTGACCGCGGATTCGACCCAGCCCGCCGCCGTCGACACGGTCTAG
- a CDS encoding circularly permuted type 2 ATP-grasp protein — protein sequence MAPSASAATGRYDVDRLLAGYRTARAQEALFDLRDGPGIGYDEFVDEDGNVREAWIELADAVAERGRAGLDRLRSVVHSLIDHDGITYTAVDSHRDTPAGGHGLEPGPWRLDPLPLVVSAADWEVLEAGLVQRSRLLDAVLADLYGPRSMLTEGVLPPEMLFAHPGYVRAANGIEMPGRHKLFMHACDVSRLSDGTFQVNGDWTQAPSGAGYAMADRRVVAHAVPDLYEEIAPRPTTPFAQALRLALIDAAPDVAQDPVVVVLSPGIYSETAFDQAYLATLLGFPLVESADLVVRDGKLWMRSLGTLKRVDVVLRRVDAHYADPLDLRADSRLGVVGLVEAQHRGTVTVVNTLGSGILENPGLLRFLPELSERLLDEAPLLHSAPVYWGGIGSERSHLLANLSSLLIKPVVGGETLVGPTLSSVQLAELAMRIETMPWQWVGQELPQFSSAPTDHAGVLSSAGVGMRLFTVAQRSGYAPMIGGLGYVLAPGPAAHTLKTVAAKDVWVRPMERAHAEAITLPVLVPPAKTGAGTWAVSSPRVLSDLFWMGRYGERAENMARLLIVTRERYHVYRHQQDTEESECVPVLMAALSRITGNATVAGTDRAEMIAVAPSTLWSLTVDSNRPGSLVQSVEGLALAARAVRDQLSSDTWMVLANVERAVAHRSDPPQSLAEADAVLADAQAQTLAGMLTLSGVASESMVHDVGWTMMDIGKRIERGLWLTALLQATLTAVRNPAAEQAIIEATVVACESSVIYRRRTAGKFSVAAVTELMLFDAQNPRSLVYQLERLRADLRDLPGSSGSSRPERMVDEMNTQLRRSHPEELEGVSADRVRAELADLLTGIHVALREVAEVLTTTQLALPGGMQPLWGPDERRVMPA from the coding sequence ATGGCACCCTCAGCTTCTGCCGCTACCGGTCGCTACGACGTCGACCGCCTGCTCGCCGGCTATCGCACCGCGCGGGCTCAGGAAGCGTTGTTCGACCTGCGTGATGGTCCGGGCATCGGCTATGACGAATTCGTCGACGAAGACGGCAACGTGCGGGAGGCCTGGATCGAGCTGGCCGACGCGGTGGCCGAGCGGGGCAGGGCCGGGCTGGACCGGCTGCGCTCGGTAGTGCACAGCCTGATCGATCACGACGGCATCACCTACACCGCGGTCGATTCGCACCGGGACACGCCGGCCGGCGGCCACGGTCTCGAGCCCGGGCCGTGGCGGCTGGACCCGTTGCCGCTCGTGGTTTCCGCGGCCGATTGGGAGGTGCTCGAGGCCGGCCTGGTGCAGCGGTCGCGTCTGCTCGATGCCGTCCTCGCGGACCTGTACGGGCCCCGAAGCATGCTCACCGAGGGCGTCCTGCCGCCGGAAATGCTGTTCGCCCATCCCGGTTACGTGCGTGCCGCGAACGGAATCGAGATGCCCGGGCGGCACAAGCTTTTCATGCACGCCTGTGACGTCAGCCGGCTGTCCGACGGCACCTTTCAGGTCAACGGCGACTGGACGCAGGCGCCCTCGGGTGCCGGCTATGCGATGGCCGACCGACGTGTCGTCGCGCACGCCGTTCCCGATCTGTACGAGGAGATCGCGCCGCGACCCACTACACCGTTCGCGCAGGCGCTCCGGCTGGCACTGATTGACGCGGCACCCGACGTCGCCCAAGACCCGGTGGTGGTGGTGCTCAGCCCGGGCATCTATTCGGAAACCGCGTTCGACCAGGCGTACCTCGCGACGCTGCTGGGTTTCCCGCTGGTGGAAAGCGCGGATCTGGTGGTGCGCGACGGCAAGCTGTGGATGCGCTCACTGGGCACGCTGAAACGCGTTGACGTCGTTCTTCGCCGCGTCGATGCGCACTACGCGGACCCACTGGATCTACGCGCCGATTCCAGGCTCGGCGTGGTCGGTTTGGTGGAAGCACAGCACCGCGGAACGGTGACCGTCGTCAACACGCTGGGCAGCGGCATCCTGGAGAACCCGGGGCTGTTGCGCTTCCTGCCCGAGCTATCCGAGCGCCTGCTCGACGAAGCCCCGCTGCTACACAGCGCGCCGGTCTACTGGGGCGGCATCGGCAGCGAACGCTCACACTTGCTCGCGAATCTCTCGTCACTGTTGATAAAGCCCGTTGTCGGCGGGGAAACCCTTGTCGGACCGACACTTTCGTCTGTACAACTGGCGGAACTGGCCATGCGCATCGAGACGATGCCGTGGCAGTGGGTGGGTCAGGAGCTGCCGCAGTTCTCGTCGGCGCCGACCGATCATGCCGGAGTGTTGTCGTCCGCCGGGGTCGGCATGCGGTTGTTCACGGTCGCGCAACGCAGCGGCTACGCGCCGATGATCGGCGGCCTCGGCTACGTACTGGCGCCCGGGCCCGCCGCGCATACGCTGAAAACCGTTGCAGCAAAAGATGTCTGGGTGCGCCCGATGGAGCGTGCGCATGCCGAGGCGATAACTTTGCCGGTGTTGGTGCCGCCGGCGAAAACGGGAGCGGGCACCTGGGCGGTCAGCTCACCGCGCGTGCTGTCCGACCTGTTCTGGATGGGCCGCTACGGTGAACGCGCGGAGAACATGGCCCGGCTGCTGATCGTGACCCGCGAGCGCTACCACGTCTACCGGCACCAGCAGGACACCGAAGAAAGCGAGTGCGTGCCGGTGCTGATGGCCGCGCTGAGCCGGATCACCGGCAACGCCACCGTGGCGGGAACCGACCGGGCCGAGATGATCGCCGTCGCCCCGTCGACGCTGTGGTCGTTGACCGTGGATTCGAACCGGCCGGGTTCTCTGGTTCAGTCGGTGGAGGGGCTGGCGCTGGCCGCCAGGGCGGTGCGCGACCAGCTGTCCAGCGACACCTGGATGGTGCTGGCCAACGTGGAGCGCGCAGTGGCACACAGGTCTGACCCGCCGCAGTCGCTGGCAGAGGCGGACGCCGTGCTCGCCGATGCCCAGGCGCAGACGTTAGCCGGCATGCTGACGCTGTCCGGAGTGGCCAGCGAGTCGATGGTGCACGACGTGGGCTGGACGATGATGGACATCGGCAAGCGCATCGAACGCGGTCTGTGGCTGACCGCGTTGCTGCAGGCCACGCTCACCGCCGTGCGTAACCCCGCCGCCGAGCAGGCCATCATCGAGGCAACCGTGGTGGCGTGCGAATCGTCGGTTATCTACCGACGCCGCACCGCGGGCAAATTCAGTGTTGCCGCCGTGACCGAGCTGATGTTGTTTGACGCCCAGAATCCGCGGTCGTTGGTTTACCAGCTGGAACGGCTGCGCGCCGACCTGAGAGACCTGCCCGGCTCGTCGGGGTCGTCTCGTCCGGAGCGGATGGTGGACGAGATGAACACCCAGCTGCGCCGCTCGCACCCAGAAGAGCTGGAAGGGGTCTCCGCCGACCGGGTCCGTGCCGAGTTGGCGGACCTGTTGACGGGGATACACGTCGCGCTACGCGAGGTGGCCGAGGTCCTCACCACCACCCAGTTGGCGTTGCCCGGCGGCATGCAGCCACTATGGGGGCCCGACGAACGGCGGGTGATGCCCGCCTAG